One stretch of Cheilinus undulatus linkage group 5, ASM1832078v1, whole genome shotgun sequence DNA includes these proteins:
- the got1l1 gene encoding putative aspartate aminotransferase, cytoplasmic 2: protein MSRPSSRLAEKEVNQNGDLMGCTSLSAVFTDTHSAAVTSEMRLLSAFKKDNHDRKVFLAGKEFYNEKGRTFDLHLVGKLKQQFSSDPTVHPEYPPPLGLTGFTQRVTEFTLGRSCRAVIENRVLGVQTPGFTAAVRLGAELLRHWHDVSAEWCGLVYLPSLFDDSLADIFRAAGVQNICQYHYWDDKQRGVCLEKLLADLEEAPEKSVVVLSASAHYPSRADLSQSQWVSIVQFMMRRRLFPLLLLPAQGLCYGDLERDAWPVQYCASQGMELVCAQSLSHSFGLYGEAVGHLLCILKKSSLLLSVQSQADKVVRSLWAQPSDTGARVVATVLSNPAHLVEWQGEVKHLVERCMLIREILRQRLRLLGTPGCWDHLTQQRGLFCCMGLNGTQVDFLSKRRHIYLLPSGCLNVSAINGHNLDYIAESIHLAVTTSL from the exons ATGAGTCGACCCAGCAGCAGGCTTGCTGAAAAGGAGGTCAACCAAAATGGAGACCTGATGGGCTGTACGTCTTTGTCTGCCGTGTTTACTGATACTCACAGCGCAGCGGTGACTTCTGAAATGAGGCTGTTATCCGCCTTCAAGAAAGACAATCACGACAGGAAAGTTTTCCTAGCAGGGAAAG agttTTACAATGAAAAAGGGAGGACATTTGACCTGCATCTTGTTGGAAAACTAAAGCAGCAGTTCAGCTCTGACCCCACAGTTCACCCAGAGTACCCACCACCTCTTGGTCTGACAGGATTCACCCAGCGGGTTACAGAGTTTACTTTGGGAAGGAGCTGTCGGGCTGTAATAGAAAACCGG GTGTTAGGTGTCCAGACTCCTGGATTTACTGCTGCTGTGCGTCTTGGGGCTGAACTCTTGAGACACTGGCATGATGTCAGTGCTGAATGGTGTGGGCTCGTCTACCTCCCCTCCCTGTTTGATG ACTCATTAGCTGATATCTTCCGGGCAGCAGGGGTCCAAAATATCTGTCAATATCATTACTGGGATGATAAACAGCGAGGTGTTTGTTTGGAGAAGCTTCTGGCAGATCTGGAGGAGGCTCCGGAGAAAAGTGTTGTTGTTCTGTCAGCCTCTGCCCACTACCCATCCAGGGCGGATCTCTCTCAGAGTCAGTGGGTTTCGATTGTTCAGTTTATGATG AGGCGCCGacttttccctctcctcttgcTGCCTGCTCAGGGGCTTTGTTATGGGGATTTAGAACGGGATGCCTGGcctgtacagtactgtgcatcaCAGGGGATGGAGCTCGTCTGTGCTCAGTCGCTCTCCCACTCCTTCGGACTGTATG GTGAGGCCGTGGGACACCTCCTGTGCATCTTAAAAAAGAGCTCACTCCTTTTATCAGTCCAGTCTCAAGCCGACAAAGTCGTCAGATCTCTCTGGGCTCAGCCATCAGATACAGGAGCCCGAGTTGTTGCCACAGTGCTCAGTAACCCTGCCCATCTTGTTGAATG GCAGGGAGAAGTAAAGCACCTTGTGGAGAGGTGTATGCTGATCAGAGAGATTTTGAGACAAAGGCTGAGGCTTCTGGGAACTCCAGGTTGCTGGGATCACCTGACCCAGCAACGAGGACTCTTTTGTTGTATGGGCTTGAATG GTACCCAGGtagattttttgtcaaaaaggagGCACATCTACCTGCTCCCTAGTGGCTGTCTTAATGTGAGTGCAATCAACGGTCATAACTTGGACTACATAGCTGAGTCAATCCATCTGGCTGTGACCACTTCACTCTGA